One segment of Heliomicrobium gestii DNA contains the following:
- a CDS encoding PRC-barrel domain-containing protein: MTKSQNIIGLAIISINDGRELGLVRDLIINPDQGSVEYLMVENESWYLGAQVIPFERLQGVGEDAVTIESEEALQRLTEMADVQGLIQRQVKVKGTKVLTKRGRRIGIVNEYFVDVSSGKITGCLLMPSRQQLAARIIPAESVVTYGRDVLIVVEDMDEAKLVEYKGDDEDTVVAAPAAPAAPAPAPAQVISISPAAVSPATPVAAPESAPAPAPVAAASETASSIAYTPVEDREPLPPVKEPLVEKEPALRLIEDLSVSPQAVEADMDPVARLLEEEDKPKEAEPFAFPALEKKEVGEVKPEGGDGQERGALFGQMQHKYYVGKVLTKTITNNLGEVVAEDGDIITEEMIEKVRQSGKYLEMIMNVKD, from the coding sequence GTGACCAAGAGCCAGAATATCATCGGTTTGGCTATCATCAGCATTAACGATGGCCGTGAGCTCGGTTTGGTTCGTGACCTGATCATCAATCCTGACCAGGGATCCGTAGAATACCTGATGGTGGAGAACGAGTCCTGGTATTTGGGAGCGCAGGTCATTCCCTTCGAACGTCTCCAAGGGGTCGGCGAAGACGCCGTAACCATTGAGAGCGAAGAAGCCTTGCAACGCTTGACCGAAATGGCCGATGTTCAGGGGCTGATCCAGCGCCAGGTCAAGGTCAAAGGAACAAAGGTGCTCACCAAACGGGGCCGCCGCATCGGCATCGTCAACGAATACTTTGTCGATGTCTCTTCCGGCAAAATCACCGGGTGTCTGCTCATGCCCTCCCGGCAACAACTGGCAGCACGTATCATTCCGGCGGAGAGTGTGGTCACCTATGGCCGCGACGTGCTGATCGTCGTGGAAGATATGGACGAAGCGAAGCTGGTAGAATACAAGGGTGATGACGAGGACACCGTTGTGGCTGCGCCAGCCGCTCCGGCTGCTCCTGCTCCCGCTCCCGCTCAGGTGATATCCATTTCCCCGGCAGCCGTCTCGCCGGCGACTCCCGTTGCCGCTCCCGAATCGGCTCCGGCGCCCGCTCCGGTTGCGGCTGCGTCGGAAACGGCTTCCTCCATCGCATATACACCGGTGGAAGACCGCGAACCGCTGCCGCCTGTCAAGGAGCCCCTTGTCGAAAAAGAACCGGCGCTGCGGTTGATTGAAGACTTATCCGTCAGCCCCCAAGCGGTCGAGGCCGATATGGATCCGGTAGCCCGTCTTCTTGAAGAAGAGGACAAGCCAAAAGAAGCGGAACCCTTCGCCTTCCCTGCTCTGGAGAAAAAAGAAGTGGGCGAAGTGAAGCCTGAAGGCGGCGACGGACAGGAACGGGGCGCCCTCTTCGGCCAAATGCAGCACAAGTACTACGTGGGCAAGGTGCTCACCAAGACGATCACCAACAACTTAGGTGAAGTGGTTGCTGAAGATGGCGACATCATCACCGAAGAGATGATCGAGAAAGTCCGTCAATCCGGTAAGTATCTGGAAATGATCATGAACGTCAAAGACTAG